From Drosophila suzukii chromosome 2R, CBGP_Dsuzu_IsoJpt1.0, whole genome shotgun sequence, a single genomic window includes:
- the LOC108009701 gene encoding uncharacterized protein: protein MEDQANNTTSSNPKPSETPVLNISGKVETTQKTPRTMGKKKADPPPPTVPETSKINPTTFPVIMGRILLKSNDPPEPVSKMNLSDFKQYLCLLCMDKPSKRKLVSHMFISNEKELDSDFLKVRKIYENRKDLKILEQVTVYTLCARSLFHRVQMKLTDVEWNKQRNIFETDRIGERDVWNVTSRLYDLENEETEKLFNYAKFLSATNS, encoded by the coding sequence ATGGAAGATCAAGCTAATAATACCACCAGCAGCAATCCCAAACCTTCCGAAACACCCGTGCTTAATATTTCAGGAAAGGTTGAGACAACTCAAAAAACTCCCCGTACTATGGGCAAAAAGAAAGCGGATCCTCCACCCCCCACGGTTCCTGAAACTTCAAAAATCAACCCTACCACCTTTCCAGTGATAATGGGAAGGATCCTGTTAAAAAGTAATGACCCACCTGAACCGGTTTCAAAAATGAATCTGTCGGACTTTAAGCAATATCTTTGCTTGTTGTGCATGGACAAACCATCTAAAAGAAAGCTAGTTTCTCATATGTTCATCTCCAACGAGAAGGAGTTGGATAGTGACTTCTTAAAAGTGCgaaaaatttatgaaaatagAAAAGACCTCAAGATTTTGGAGCAAGTAACAGTGTACACCCTCTGTGCAAGATCATTGTTTCACCGAGTCCAAATGAAATTAACCGATGTTGAGTGGAACAAGCAGCGAAATATTTTCGAAACTGACAGAATTGGAGAACGGGATGTTTGGAATGTTACAAGTAGATTGTATGATCTGGAAAACGAGGAAACAGAAAAATTATTCAACTATGCCAAGTTCCTGAGCGCTACGAATAGCTGA
- the LOC108009706 gene encoding uncharacterized protein codes for MESVRKANQRLRNYPVLLTKCADKATAYAVCVSRDLNVQHKICDAEFKEFLNCIRKSALEMKTKL; via the coding sequence ATGGAATCGGTGCGCAAGGCCAACCAACGACTCCGCAACTACCCGGTTCTGCTGACCAAGTGCGCGGACAAGGCCACGGCGTATGCGGTGTGCGTTTCACGGGATCTTAACGTTCAGCACAAGATCTGCGACGCCGAGTTCAAGGAGTTCCTCAACTGCATCCGCAAGAGCGCCCTGGAAATGAAGACCAAGCTGTAG
- the LOC108009703 gene encoding cx9C motif-containing protein 4 codes for MSDTRKDPCKANACRIQACLNENNYQEDKCLDVLEAMRQCCLKWHKESLCCSGIDLEKSYKPEASKGQNPTGKSNK; via the exons ATGTCTGACACGCGCAAGGATCCTTGCAAAGCCAACGCCTGCCGCATTCAAGCCTGTCTGAACG AGAATAACTACCAGGAGGACAAGTGCTTGGATGTTCTGGAGGCGATGCGCCAGTGCTGTCTAAAGTGGCATAAAGAATCGCTTTGCTGCAGTGGAATCGATCTGGAAAAGTCCTACAAACCAGAAGCCTCCAAGGGGCAGAACCCAACCGGCAAGTC GAACAAATAA
- the LOC108009702 gene encoding uncharacterized protein, which yields MTIPQYKPPKDIQDLLDKKEQQQANQRRRTAVLPKRSWIQRNPRLFQISFLTGSLLIFFSKPLYDCFIADPLPPLEIKVPPHKR from the coding sequence ATGACCATACCGCAGTATAAACCTCCCAAGGATATCCAAGACTTGCTAGACAAAAAGGAACAGCAGCAGGCTAATCAACGCAGACGAACCGCTGTGCTGCCCAAGCGCTCGTGGATCCAGCGGAATCCACGCCTCTTCCAGATCTCCTTCCTCACCGGCTCGCTGCTGATATTCTTCTCCAAACCCCTGTACGACTGCTTCATCGCCGATCCCCTGCCGCCGCTGGAGATCAAGGTGCCGCCGCACAAGCGCTGA
- the NC2alpha gene encoding dr1-associated corepressor, translating to MPSKKKKYNARFPAGRIKKIMQSDEEIGKVAQAVPVIISRTLELFVESLLTKTLRITNARNAKTLSPSHMRQCIVSEKRFDFLKELVRNIPDISVAEEAAYNEDDVLRSSPEDQYPDSDTPYDLSLPSTSMRSQANGTTAYMRSMSLNNGVGAGGGGGAATKRQFQPQPAHISHPNPTSTLPAKLARSESTPAYTPRGRPPNHLKKQSVQLDTAIPAPICSYELNKPIVKIDYSHMQMQMPTANLCTPDASDSGSGSGTGSGAFNFDIAAPVINIDLTNIVAAGAGVGAAGGRLPPASIGFATATPADNNNVNQMAGKSSAPIIPKATAASATPTETVFELDEDYDNI from the exons ATGCCatcgaaaaagaaaaaatacaaCGCTCGCTTTCCGGCG GGCCGCATCAAGAAGATAATGCAGAGCGACGAGGAAATCGGGAAGGTGGCCCAGGCAGTGCCCGTCATCATCTCGCGCACGCTGGAGCTCTTCGTGGAGTCGCTGCTGACCAAGACGCTGCGCATCACGAATGCGCGCAACGCCAAGACGCTATCGCCATCGCACATGAGGCAGTGCATCGTGTCCGAGAAGCGGTTCGACTTCCTTAAGGAGCTCGTGCGGAACATACCCGACATCAGCGTCGCCGAGGAGGCCGCCTACAACGAGGACGATGTGCTGCGCAGCTCCCCGGAGGATCAGTACCCCGATTCGGACACGCCATATGATCTTAGCCTGCCATCGACCTCCATGCGCTCGCAGGCCAACGGAACCACCGCCTACATGCGCTCCATGAGTCTGAATAATGGAGTTGGAGCAGGAGGAGGTGGTGGTGCCGCCACCAAGCGGCAGTTCCAGCCACAGCCTGCGCACATTTCCCATCCAAATCCCACCAGCACCCTGCCCGCCAAGTTGGCCCGTTCCGAGTCAACGCCGGCCTACACGCCCCGTGGCAGGCCACCCAATCACCTCAAGAAGCAGTCGGTGCAGCTCGACACTGCCATACCTGCACCGATCTGCAGCTACGAACTCAACAAGCCCATCGTCAAGATCGACTACAGCCACATGCAAATGCAGATGCCCACGGCGAACCTCTGCACACCGGATGCCTCCGATTCCGGCTCGGGATCGGGCACAGGATCCGGGGCGTTCAACTTTGACATCGCTGCTCCGGTCATTAATATCGATTTGACAAATATCGTGGCCGCCGGAGCCGGAGTCGGAGCGGCGGGTGGCCGATTGCCCCCCGCCTCCATTGGATTCGCAACGGCCACGCCGGCGGATAACAACAACGTGAACCAAATGGCTGGAAAGAGCAGCGCTCCCATCATTCCAAAGGCCACCGCGGCATCAGCGACCCCCACTGAAACCGTTTTCGAATTAGACGAAGACTATGACAATATTTGA
- the LOC108009700 gene encoding uncharacterized protein, whose product MEAEALEHNDTPLSASGSKTESSSEIPVLNISGRVKPNFNAPRIRRKKKKTPIPEEPKVNPTTFPVILSRILLKSNVPPVVPPKINLEDHTQYLCFLCLEKPATRKRVYHMFITTGKELGKDYEHTRRLYENRKEFKYVNNITVQAICARALYHRVQKKFTDVEWNKLGNVFQTDMVGHRDVWGISDRVHAMRIEEHERLFNYIKFIHSTKS is encoded by the coding sequence aTGGAAGCTGAAGCACTGGAACATAATGATACACCTTTATCAGCAAGTGGTTCCAAAACTGAGTCATCATCAGAAATACCAGTGCTTAATATATCCGGAAGGGTAAAGCCGAATTTTAATGCTCCCCGTATCAGGcgaaaaaagaagaaaactCCCATCCCAGAGGAACCTAAAGTGAATCCAACCACGTTTCCAGTGATTCTAAGCAGGATCCTACTGAAGAGTAATGTGCCACCTGTAGTTCCCCCAAAAATAAATCTGGAGGACCACACGCAGTACCTGTGTTTCCTGTGCCTGGAGAAACCAGCCACTCGAAAGCGCGTCTATCACATGTTCATAACAACAGGAAAGGAGTTGGGAAAGGACTACGAGCATACAAGGAGGCTCTACGAGAATCGGAAGGAGTTCAAATATGTCAACAACATAACCGTGCAAGCAATCTGTGCTCGAGCATTGTACCACCGAGTTCAGAAAAAGTTCACAGATGTGGAGTGGAACAAGCTGGGTAATGTTTTTCAGACTGATATGGTCGGACACAGGGATGTCTGGGGTATTTCTGACCGAGTTCATGCCATGCGCATCGAGGAACACGAAAGGCTTTTTAATTACATCAAGTTTATACACTCAACAAAGAGCTAA
- the PIG-M gene encoding GPI mannosyltransferase 1, protein MPQTKVATTGWQRLGRRILETSFRTHILISALLRIALICYGQIHDSESAVPYTDIDYKVVTDGARRVLDGDTPFARHTYRYSPIMAYLQTLNILLHPAWGKLFYATFDLLIATLIYRLVHMEIKSQYQKTVQHLLSKFNRPRESDQSLDALDARSHPENLARASACFWLYNPLTAVISTRGSGDCFSSFFVILTIYLLLKSEHHVARSHWLIFCAGLSHGLVIHLRLYPLLFSLAYYLSLSTRLTQTPLDFLCQILRPNKQQLCLVIGTLVSLVGFTYTFYSMYGWDYIYEAYLYHFVRKDSRHNFSLQFLLQYLGSAPSVAETSAILKLLVVAPQFLLILYLSLSFGQFRQTLPFCIFALAFVIVTYNSVVTSQYFIWYLAILPLCLNNFKLLSWRRCFSLLFLWLLAQALWLLPAYLLEFRTWNTFYWIGVQGAVFFAINGYILEQLLSHYGFTQFKISYRKLL, encoded by the coding sequence ATGCCTCAAACAAAGGTTGCGACTACGGGATGGCAGCGACTGGGTCGCCGCATCCTTGAGACCAGCTTTCGGACCCATATCCTAATCTCCGCCCTGCTGCGGATCGCTTTAATCTGCTACGGACAAATACACGATAGTGAGTCCGCCGTGCCCTACACGGATATAGACTACAAAGTAGTGACGGATGGAGCTCGTCGTGTGCTGGATGGAGACACTCCCTTCGCCAGACACACTTATCGTTACAGCCCGATTATGGCTTACCTGCAGACCCTCAACATTCTGCTCCATCCGGCATGGGGTAAGCTATTTTATGCCACTTTTGATCTGCTCATCGCCACGCTCATTTACCGCCTGGTGCACATGGAGATCAAAAGTCAGTACCAGAAGACCGTGCAGCACCTGCTCAGCAAGTTCAACAGGCCACGGGAGTCTGACCAATCGCTGGACGCCCTGGACGCGCGAAGTCATCCGGAGAACTTGGCCcgcgcctctgcttgcttctGGCTCTACAACCCCTTGACGGCTGTAATTTCTACCCGTGGAAGCGGCGACTGCTTCTCGAGCTTCTTCGTGATACTCACTATCTACCTGTTGCTAAAATCAGAGCACCATGTCGCCAGGAGTCACTGGCTTATATTCTGCGCAGGCTTATCTCACGGACTGGTGATCCACTTGCGTCTATATCCGTTGCTGTTCAGTTTGGCGTACTACTTGTCGCTGTCCACACGCCTCACACAAACACCCCTCGATTTTCTGTGCCAAATCCTGCGGCCCAACAAGCAGCAGTTGTGCCTGGTGATCGGAACACTTGTCAGCCTAGTGGGCTTCACCTACACCTTCTACTCAATGTACGGCTGGGATTACATCTACGAGGCTTATTTGTATCACTTTGTACGCAAGGACTCGCGACACAACTTTTCGCTGCAATTCCTTCTGCAGTATCTGGGCAGTGCACCGAGTGTGGCGGAAACCTCTGCGATCCTGAAACTCCTAGTGGTGGCCCCGCAGTTCCTGCTTATCCTCTACTTGAGCCTGAGCTTTGGCCAGTTTCGACAGACCCTACCGTTCTGCATCTTTGCCCTGGCCTTCGTCATCGTCACGTACAACTCGGTGGTAACCTCGCAATACTTCATCTGGTACTTGGCTATCCTTCCGCTCTGCTTAAACAACTTCAAGCTGCTGTCGTGGAGAAGGTGCTTCAGTCTCCTGTTCCTTTGGCTGCTCGCCCAGGCGCTGTGGCTGCTGCCCGCCTACTTGCTGGAGTTCCGGACGTGGAACACCTTTTACTGGATCGGAGTGCAGGGCGCCGTGTTCTTCGCCATTAACGGGTATATTCTGGAGCAGCTGTTGAGTCACTACGGGTTCACCCAGTTTAAGATAAGCTACAGAAAGTTACTGTAA
- the LOC108008847 gene encoding prefoldin subunit 3: MFAFMENVEKPPLGNRKSYMPITEARLIDEVERYIAQPEFSSDVQVALKLQRIFYLQYSELAAKLETDLAAVLTRLDAAKSNLELVKKFIDNPGEEFQSLVQVAQGVFRWVTVLPVEKVSLQVGTALQMKFDLPEAEEFIRKDITSLVKQRLQHEHDIDFLQDQVNTIEMNLAVLYKHGVDKQKRVTQGGLAGPSGP, encoded by the coding sequence atgtttgcatTCATGGAAAATGTAGAGAAGCCGCCTCTTGGCAACCGAAAGTCGTACATGCCCATCACAGAAGCCAGGTTAATAGACGAAGTCGAGAGGTACATTGCCCAGCCGGAGTTCTCTTCGGATGTCCAAGTGGCCCTGAAGCTGCAACGCATCTTCTATTTGCAGTACAGCGAGCTGGCTGCCAAGTTGGAGACTGATCTCGCTGCAGTGCTAACGCGGTTGGATGCTGCCAAGAGTAACTTGGAACTGGTGAAGAAGTTCATAGACAATCCAGGCGAGGAGTTCCAGAGCCTGGTGCAAGTAGCCCAGGGAGTATTCAGATGGGTGACCGTTCTGCCAGTGGAAAAGGTTTCCCTTCAAGTGGGCACGGCACTGCAAATGAAGTTTGACCTGCCCGAGGCTGAGGAATTCATCAGAAAGGACATTACAAGCCTGGTGAAGCAGCGGCTGCAGCATGAGCATGATATTGACTTTCTGCAGGACCAAGTCAACACAATCGAGATGAACCTAGCGGTTTTGTATAAACATGGTGTCGATAAGCAAAAGCGAGTTACGCAAGGTGGCTTGGCGGGCCCTTCTGGTCCTTAG